One part of the Anaerotruncus rubiinfantis genome encodes these proteins:
- a CDS encoding GNAT family N-acetyltransferase, with protein MEYKVNDRELDAAKFLPFVNRIWPGEYDAQKTQAALSKTLNITANEGERLVGCLRILSDGYFFGTITELLVLPEYQKHGIGTRLLQLAKESTPTMLYFGAQPGVEAFYEKNGCKRSLQSYTIAKSGRA; from the coding sequence ATGGAATATAAAGTAAATGATCGGGAGCTGGATGCTGCAAAATTTCTTCCGTTTGTCAATCGGATATGGCCCGGGGAGTATGACGCGCAAAAAACACAGGCGGCGCTGTCAAAAACCCTGAACATCACGGCGAACGAGGGGGAGCGGCTCGTGGGCTGCCTGCGCATCCTTTCAGACGGCTATTTTTTCGGAACGATCACCGAACTGCTTGTCCTGCCGGAGTATCAAAAACACGGGATCGGTACCAGGCTGCTCCAACTTGCCAAAGAGAGCACCCCCACCATGCTCTATTTTGGTGCACAGCCGGGTGTGGAAGCGTTTTATGAAAAGAACGGCTGCAAAAGGAGCCTGCAATCCTACACCATCGCAAAAAGCGGCCGCGCTTAA
- a CDS encoding tRNA 2-thiocytidine biosynthesis TtcA family protein, with translation MQQIMGYVRRAITEYQMIADGDAVAVGVSGGKDSVALLAALAGVRRFIGIDFTLKAITLDNNFDGVNTDYSPIQALCDSLGVEYVIKRTQIGQIIFDQRQESNPCSLCARMRRGVLHDTVKELSCQKLALGHHFDDAVETFLMNLFNEGRVGCFSPVTYLSRKDITMIRPLIFAPEREIRNAVNRAGLPVVKSKCPVDGCTERQWTKEFLSQMEKTHPGITKRIYGAIRRGHVSGW, from the coding sequence ATGCAGCAAATCATGGGATATGTCCGGCGCGCCATAACAGAATATCAGATGATCGCCGACGGTGACGCAGTTGCCGTCGGCGTTTCCGGCGGCAAGGATTCGGTCGCGCTCCTGGCGGCGCTGGCTGGCGTGCGCCGGTTTATCGGCATCGATTTTACCCTCAAGGCCATCACCCTCGACAACAATTTCGACGGTGTGAACACCGATTATTCGCCTATCCAGGCGCTTTGCGATTCCCTTGGCGTGGAGTATGTGATCAAACGCACCCAGATTGGACAGATCATTTTTGACCAGCGGCAGGAGTCGAACCCATGCAGCCTGTGCGCCCGGATGCGCCGCGGCGTGCTGCATGACACGGTCAAGGAACTCTCCTGTCAGAAGCTCGCGCTCGGGCATCATTTCGACGACGCGGTCGAAACCTTTTTAATGAATCTTTTCAACGAAGGCCGGGTCGGCTGTTTTTCGCCGGTGACCTACCTTTCCCGCAAGGATATCACCATGATCCGTCCGCTGATTTTTGCGCCGGAGCGGGAAATCCGCAACGCGGTCAACCGGGCCGGGCTCCCGGTGGTCAAGAGCAAATGTCCGGTGGACGGCTGCACCGAGCGGCAATGGACCAAGGAATTTTTATCCCAAATGGAGAAAACTCACCCAGGTATTACAAAACGTATATACGGAGCGATCCGCCGCGGGCATGTGAGCGGATGGTAA
- a CDS encoding hemolysin family protein: MDPDGNTTTFLIAVLLLVLANALLTAGRTALTVLKDSSIKKLAASGDRKATFISKLLEKPAAFLEGLKLAGFSCTVVSSVLAFFYLAMPFIFALAAKGGPGFFYPAAAAGCILVIFTLNVLCLLLPYRIACRYPQPVAFALAGFCRAAALLMRPFVALNSAIASGLAALFGVRAEEEPDEVTEEEIRLMVDVGKEKGAIEQSEKDMINNIFEFDDRSISEVMTHRTDMVAVPKTVTLDELSAIAIDTGYSRIPVYDDDIDDIIGIVYVKDLLCLIGKHDTGFDVQKYMRSAYFVPENMDCVNLFTQFKQQKVQVAVAVDEYGGTAGIVSMEDLLESIVGNIQDEYDDEEEEISKLSEGCYSIDGTVGIDEVERLFDTTLEEEESEYDTIGGLLTEQLERIPAPDEHPSVTIGGVQFTVLLVEDRRIARIRAERIPAQEESSAKEKEQK; this comes from the coding sequence ATGGACCCTGACGGTAATACGACAACTTTTTTGATTGCAGTCCTGTTGCTTGTGCTGGCCAACGCCCTGCTCACCGCCGGACGCACCGCGCTCACTGTGCTGAAGGACTCGAGCATCAAAAAGCTGGCTGCTTCCGGTGACCGCAAGGCCACCTTCATCTCGAAGCTGCTTGAAAAGCCCGCCGCCTTCCTCGAAGGGCTCAAGCTCGCCGGTTTTTCCTGTACCGTTGTCAGCAGCGTGCTTGCGTTTTTCTATCTTGCCATGCCGTTCATTTTTGCCCTGGCCGCAAAGGGCGGGCCAGGCTTTTTCTATCCCGCGGCCGCCGCGGGCTGTATCCTGGTCATCTTCACGCTCAATGTCCTCTGTCTGCTGCTGCCCTACCGCATCGCCTGCCGCTATCCACAGCCTGTCGCGTTCGCGCTGGCAGGCTTCTGCCGCGCCGCCGCGCTGCTGATGCGTCCCTTTGTCGCGCTCAACAGCGCGATCGCTTCGGGGCTTGCCGCCCTGTTCGGCGTGCGCGCCGAGGAGGAGCCGGACGAGGTCACCGAGGAGGAAATCCGCCTGATGGTCGATGTCGGCAAGGAAAAGGGCGCGATCGAACAGAGTGAAAAGGATATGATCAATAACATTTTCGAGTTCGACGACCGCAGCATTTCGGAGGTGATGACCCACCGCACCGATATGGTCGCCGTACCAAAGACGGTTACGCTTGACGAGCTTTCCGCCATCGCGATCGACACCGGCTATTCGCGCATCCCGGTCTATGATGACGACATCGACGACATCATCGGCATTGTTTACGTCAAGGACCTGCTCTGTCTCATCGGCAAGCACGACACCGGCTTCGACGTGCAGAAGTATATGCGTTCCGCCTATTTTGTCCCGGAAAACATGGATTGCGTCAATCTGTTCACCCAGTTCAAACAGCAGAAGGTACAGGTCGCCGTCGCGGTGGATGAATACGGCGGCACAGCGGGCATCGTTTCGATGGAGGATCTGCTCGAATCGATCGTCGGCAACATCCAGGACGAATACGACGACGAGGAGGAGGAAATCTCCAAGCTTTCAGAAGGCTGCTATTCGATCGACGGGACCGTAGGCATTGACGAGGTGGAACGCCTCTTTGACACGACGCTCGAAGAGGAAGAATCCGAATATGATACGATCGGCGGCCTGCTCACCGAACAGCTCGAACGCATTCCCGCCCCGGATGAACATCCATCGGTCACCATCGGCGGCGTACAGTTCACCGTCCTGCTGGTCGAAGACCGGCGCATTGCACGCATCCGCGCCGAACGCATCCCCGCGCAGGAGGAATCCTCCGCGAAGGAAAAGGAGCAAAAGTAG
- a CDS encoding tRNA threonylcarbamoyladenosine dehydratase gives MASPTKGIHIMEKENSWLARTGLLVGAQGLEKLAAARVGAQGLEKLAAARVAVVGLGGVGSAAMEALCRTGVGHLLLVDHDTVDLTNLNRQLVATRDVVGLPKAQAAEKRLRAINPDGDFTFAAQFYLPENSAFLFDWQPDYVVDAIDTVTAKLHLAQECAARGVPLVSCLGTGNRLDPGKLCIGDLAETANGCGCGLARVMRRELRKRGITSLTVCYSREQPLAAVAPGDNNGRHPPGSIAFVPPVAGYLIAAHVARALLQI, from the coding sequence TTGGCCTCTCCGACGAAAGGAATCCATATAATGGAAAAAGAAAATAGCTGGCTCGCCCGCACCGGGCTGCTCGTCGGCGCGCAGGGCCTTGAAAAGCTCGCCGCCGCGCGGGTCGGCGCGCAGGGCCTTGAAAAGCTCGCCGCCGCGCGGGTCGCCGTCGTCGGGCTGGGTGGGGTCGGCTCGGCGGCGATGGAGGCGCTCTGCCGCACCGGGGTCGGCCACCTGCTGCTCGTCGACCACGACACAGTCGATCTCACAAACCTCAACCGTCAGCTCGTCGCCACCCGCGACGTGGTCGGCCTGCCCAAAGCGCAGGCCGCCGAAAAACGGCTGCGCGCCATCAACCCGGACGGCGACTTCACCTTCGCCGCCCAGTTTTACCTGCCCGAAAACAGCGCCTTCCTCTTCGACTGGCAGCCCGATTATGTGGTGGACGCGATCGACACGGTCACCGCCAAACTTCATCTCGCGCAGGAATGCGCCGCGCGCGGGGTGCCGCTCGTCTCCTGCCTGGGCACCGGCAACCGTCTCGATCCCGGCAAGCTCTGCATCGGCGACCTTGCTGAAACAGCCAACGGCTGCGGCTGCGGGCTTGCGCGGGTCATGCGCCGCGAGCTGCGAAAGCGCGGGATCACCAGCCTCACCGTCTGCTATTCGCGCGAGCAGCCGCTGGCCGCGGTCGCGCCCGGAGACAACAACGGCCGACATCCGCCCGGTAGCATCGCTTTTGTGCCTCCGGTGGCCGGATACCTCATCGCGGCGCATGTCGCGCGGGCGCTGCTGCAAATTTAG
- a CDS encoding LacI family DNA-binding transcriptional regulator, with protein MTQKATIAQVAQRAGCSLATVSRVLSGSNYPVKADVRERILLCARELGYVSPSVRKPAKSRVGKDIGVLIPTLTNPFYSQLLVGVENVCEEHGYTPFFCSSHRDPEKEIENLKFFLSKSVSGIILSSINENHVFLSSLLQQDIPLVVFDQSLRELDVSYVKFDYFEAAKLAVEHLYLKGHRRIAFASPPINRSVRQEALNGYLFGLEEFSVPQRQEYIILSEAEKERDDGMYDFENGKYFAGRILQLEKRPTAVFTLNDMTAFGLIDEFRRQDLQVPEDISVVGFDNLEQSSFFYPPLTTINQPAYEIGRLTAKILMDKISGKRVENAAINLRPSIVERASVRALY; from the coding sequence ATGACCCAAAAAGCAACGATCGCACAGGTCGCGCAGCGGGCGGGCTGTTCGCTGGCGACCGTATCGCGCGTGCTCAGCGGAAGCAATTATCCCGTGAAGGCTGATGTGCGTGAAAGAATCCTGCTCTGCGCGCGGGAACTCGGCTATGTTTCCCCCTCCGTGCGCAAACCCGCGAAAAGCCGTGTTGGAAAGGATATCGGCGTGCTCATCCCCACCCTGACCAACCCCTTCTACTCCCAGCTGCTGGTAGGGGTGGAAAATGTCTGCGAGGAGCATGGCTACACCCCCTTCTTCTGCAGCTCTCACCGGGACCCGGAAAAGGAGATTGAAAATCTCAAGTTTTTCCTTTCCAAATCAGTCTCAGGCATCATCCTCTCCTCCATCAACGAGAATCACGTATTTCTCTCCAGCCTCCTGCAGCAGGATATCCCGCTTGTGGTGTTTGACCAATCGCTGCGCGAGCTGGATGTGAGCTATGTGAAGTTCGATTACTTTGAAGCTGCCAAGCTCGCGGTCGAGCACCTCTACCTCAAGGGGCACCGCCGGATTGCCTTCGCTTCCCCGCCGATCAACCGCTCGGTCCGCCAGGAGGCGCTCAACGGCTATCTGTTTGGGCTGGAGGAATTTTCGGTGCCGCAGCGGCAGGAATACATCATCCTCTCCGAAGCGGAAAAGGAACGGGACGACGGGATGTACGACTTTGAAAACGGCAAATATTTTGCCGGACGGATTCTGCAGCTCGAAAAACGCCCAACCGCGGTCTTTACCCTGAACGATATGACCGCCTTTGGCCTCATTGACGAATTCCGCAGGCAGGATCTCCAGGTGCCGGAGGACATCTCTGTGGTCGGCTTTGATAACCTCGAGCAGAGCTCCTTTTTCTATCCGCCGCTCACCACCATCAACCAGCCCGCCTATGAAATCGGACGGCTGACCGCAAAAATCCTCATGGACAAGATCAGCGGAAAACGTGTGGAAAACGCCGCCATTAATCTGCGGCCCTCCATTGTGGAGCGCGCTTCGGTACGCGCGCTCTACTGA
- the nifJ gene encoding pyruvate:ferredoxin (flavodoxin) oxidoreductase codes for MARKMKTMDGNNAAAYASYAFTDLAAIYPITPSSVMAEVTDEWSTQGQKNIFGQTVKVVEMQSEAGAAGTVHGSLAAGALTTTYTASQGLLLMIPNMYKMAGELLPGVIDVSARCVASHALNIFGDHSDVYACRQTGFAMLCESSVQEVMDLTAVAHMSAIKGRVPFVNFFDGFRTSHELQKIEVWDYKDLDEMVDHDAIDAFRKRALNPEHPVLRGSAQNPDIFFQAREACNPYYLALPAIVEEYMDKVNAKIGTNYGLFNYYGAPDAEHVIIAMGSVCETIDETVDFLNKNGQKVGLIKVRLYRPFVNEKLVAAIPDSVKTISVLDRTKEPGSNGEPLYLDVVAAIKDTKFEKVPVLRGRYGLGSKDTTPDQIIAVYDNAAAMGKMQFTIGIEDDVTGYSLEAKKNPNTAPEGTTACKFWGLGSDGTVGANKNSIKIIGDHTDMYAQAYFAYDSKKSGGVTVSHLRFGHTPIHSTYLINKANFVACHNPSYIDKYDMVEDLVDGGTFLLNCPWSGDELEQHIPGKVKKFIADHNIQFYTIDGIDIGRKLGLGTRINTVLQSAFFKLAKIIPEADAIQYMKDAATKSYGRKGEKIVKMNHDAIDEGAKAVVKVEVPASWKNATDDSTVAVATGDRKDLVDFVNDILIPANAQRGDKLPVSVFKGREDGTFPQGSAAYEKRGIAVDVPSWQPENCIQCNFCSYVCPHAVIRPAVMTAEEAAKAPAGTKMVDMTGMPGYKFAMTVSVLDCTGCGSCANVCPGKKGAKALVMEKLDTQLAQQEVFAYGHALPVKPEVAEKFKETTVKGSQFKQPLLEFSGACAGCGETPYAKLATQLFGDRMYIANATGCSSIWGGSAPSTPYTVNKDGHGPAWANSLFEDNAEYGYGMYLAQATLRQRLIGKVLELSKDAPADVKAACEAYLSTVNDGAANAIATKNLIAALEACGCDAGKEILKDKEFLAKKSNWVLGGDGWAFDIGFGGLDHVIASGEDVNILCFNTEVYSNTGGQSSKATPTGAIAQFAAAGKEVKQKDLAAIAMSYGYVYVAQVAMGADYNQCLKAFIEAESYHGPSLIIAYAPCINHGIRGGMTIAQTEMKRAVEAGYWHNFRFDPRNVEAGKNPFMLDSKAPTADYKSFIENEVRYSSLQRQNPERAQDLFERASKSAADKYAHLVRLSKLYDVE; via the coding sequence ATGGCAAGAAAAATGAAAACCATGGATGGCAATAATGCCGCCGCTTACGCCTCATACGCGTTTACGGATCTGGCTGCCATCTACCCGATTACCCCTTCGTCGGTAATGGCGGAAGTCACCGATGAATGGTCGACCCAGGGCCAGAAGAACATCTTCGGCCAGACGGTCAAGGTAGTCGAGATGCAGTCCGAGGCGGGCGCCGCGGGCACCGTCCACGGCTCGCTGGCAGCCGGCGCGCTGACCACCACCTACACCGCTTCCCAGGGCCTGCTGCTGATGATCCCGAATATGTACAAAATGGCCGGTGAGCTGTTGCCGGGTGTCATCGACGTTTCCGCCCGCTGCGTTGCTTCCCACGCGCTGAACATCTTCGGCGACCATTCCGACGTCTATGCCTGCCGCCAGACCGGTTTCGCAATGCTCTGCGAAAGCAGCGTGCAGGAGGTTATGGACCTGACCGCCGTCGCGCATATGTCCGCGATCAAAGGCCGCGTCCCGTTTGTCAATTTCTTTGATGGCTTCCGCACCTCCCACGAGCTGCAGAAGATCGAAGTCTGGGATTATAAAGATCTCGACGAGATGGTTGATCACGACGCGATCGACGCTTTCCGCAAACGCGCTCTGAATCCGGAGCATCCCGTCCTGCGCGGCTCCGCTCAGAACCCTGACATCTTCTTCCAGGCCCGCGAGGCTTGCAACCCCTACTATCTGGCGCTGCCGGCGATCGTCGAGGAGTACATGGACAAGGTCAATGCCAAGATCGGCACCAACTACGGCCTGTTCAACTACTACGGCGCCCCGGATGCGGAGCATGTCATCATCGCAATGGGTTCGGTCTGCGAGACCATCGATGAGACGGTCGACTTCCTGAATAAGAACGGCCAGAAGGTCGGTCTCATCAAAGTCCGCCTGTATCGTCCGTTTGTCAATGAGAAACTGGTTGCCGCCATCCCGGATTCGGTCAAGACCATCTCGGTTCTCGACCGCACCAAGGAGCCCGGCTCCAACGGCGAGCCGCTCTATCTCGATGTTGTCGCGGCCATCAAGGACACCAAGTTCGAAAAGGTTCCGGTTCTGCGCGGCCGTTACGGCCTCGGCTCCAAGGACACCACTCCGGACCAGATCATCGCCGTCTACGACAATGCCGCCGCGATGGGAAAAATGCAGTTCACCATCGGCATTGAGGACGATGTGACCGGTTATTCGCTCGAAGCCAAGAAGAACCCGAACACCGCTCCGGAAGGCACCACCGCCTGCAAATTCTGGGGTCTCGGTTCGGACGGCACCGTCGGCGCGAACAAAAACTCGATCAAGATCATCGGTGACCACACCGACATGTATGCGCAGGCTTACTTTGCATACGACTCGAAGAAATCCGGCGGCGTCACCGTTTCGCACCTGCGTTTCGGCCACACCCCGATCCATTCGACCTACCTCATCAACAAAGCGAACTTTGTCGCCTGCCACAACCCCTCCTATATCGACAAGTACGACATGGTTGAAGACCTGGTAGACGGCGGCACCTTCCTGCTCAACTGCCCGTGGAGCGGCGATGAGCTCGAGCAGCATATCCCCGGCAAGGTGAAGAAATTCATCGCCGACCACAATATCCAGTTCTACACCATCGATGGTATCGACATCGGCCGCAAGCTGGGACTCGGCACCCGCATCAACACCGTTCTGCAGTCCGCGTTCTTCAAGCTCGCGAAGATCATCCCCGAGGCGGATGCGATCCAGTATATGAAAGACGCGGCCACCAAGTCCTACGGACGCAAGGGTGAAAAGATCGTCAAGATGAACCATGACGCGATCGACGAAGGCGCGAAAGCCGTTGTCAAGGTCGAAGTCCCGGCCTCCTGGAAGAACGCCACCGACGACAGCACCGTTGCGGTTGCCACCGGCGACCGCAAGGACCTGGTTGATTTCGTCAACGACATCCTCATCCCGGCGAACGCACAGCGCGGCGACAAGCTGCCGGTCTCCGTCTTCAAGGGCCGCGAGGACGGCACCTTCCCGCAGGGCTCCGCTGCTTACGAGAAACGCGGCATCGCCGTCGATGTCCCGTCCTGGCAGCCTGAAAACTGCATCCAGTGCAACTTCTGCTCTTATGTCTGCCCGCACGCTGTTATCCGCCCGGCGGTCATGACTGCCGAAGAAGCTGCCAAGGCTCCGGCCGGCACCAAGATGGTCGACATGACCGGTATGCCGGGCTATAAGTTCGCGATGACCGTTTCGGTTCTCGACTGCACCGGCTGCGGCTCCTGCGCGAACGTCTGCCCGGGCAAGAAGGGCGCCAAGGCGCTTGTTATGGAAAAACTCGACACCCAGCTCGCGCAGCAGGAAGTGTTCGCCTATGGACACGCGCTGCCGGTGAAGCCGGAAGTTGCCGAGAAGTTCAAAGAGACCACCGTCAAGGGCAGCCAGTTCAAACAGCCGCTGCTTGAATTCTCCGGCGCCTGCGCGGGCTGCGGCGAGACCCCTTACGCGAAGCTCGCAACCCAGCTGTTCGGTGACAGAATGTATATCGCGAACGCGACCGGATGCTCCTCCATCTGGGGCGGTTCCGCTCCGTCCACCCCGTACACCGTCAACAAGGACGGCCACGGCCCCGCTTGGGCGAACAGCCTCTTCGAGGACAACGCCGAGTATGGTTACGGCATGTATCTGGCTCAGGCCACGCTGCGCCAGCGCCTGATCGGCAAGGTCCTGGAGCTGTCCAAGGATGCTCCGGCAGACGTGAAAGCCGCTTGCGAAGCGTATCTGTCCACCGTCAACGACGGCGCGGCCAATGCCATTGCAACCAAGAACCTGATCGCAGCGCTCGAAGCCTGCGGCTGTGACGCCGGCAAGGAGATCCTCAAGGATAAAGAGTTCCTTGCGAAGAAGTCCAACTGGGTCCTCGGCGGCGACGGCTGGGCGTTCGATATCGGCTTCGGCGGACTCGACCATGTGATCGCTTCCGGCGAGGACGTCAACATCCTCTGCTTCAACACCGAGGTTTACTCCAACACGGGCGGCCAGTCCTCCAAGGCGACTCCGACCGGTGCGATCGCGCAGTTCGCGGCGGCCGGCAAAGAGGTCAAACAGAAGGATCTCGCCGCGATCGCCATGAGCTACGGTTACGTCTACGTCGCGCAGGTTGCGATGGGCGCTGACTATAACCAGTGCCTCAAGGCCTTCATCGAGGCGGAGAGCTATCACGGCCCGTCCCTGATCATCGCGTACGCGCCCTGCATCAACCACGGCATCCGCGGCGGTATGACCATCGCGCAGACCGAGATGAAACGTGCTGTTGAGGCTGGATACTGGCACAACTTCCGCTTTGATCCGCGCAACGTGGAAGCGGGCAAGAATCCGTTCATGCTCGACTCCAAGGCGCCGACCGCGGACTACAAGTCCTTCATCGAGAACGAGGTCCGCTACTCCTCGCTCCAGCGCCAGAATCCGGAGCGTGCGCAGGATCTGTTCGAGAGAGCGAGCAAATCCGCTGCCGACAAGTATGCGCATCTGGTCCGTCTCTCCAAGCTTTACGACGTCGAATAA
- a CDS encoding peptidylprolyl isomerase gives MKKIALLLCAVLVMSAMLFGCGRGNDAEPVSSAASDAEGGSEATTMPTTPEEIVAHNVKIDESEITLVQFNTPAAGTKTATIKTSMGDIKMVLFPDEAPKAVENFLALAEKGYYNGMSFYEVLPSIRIATGDPDANGSGGESADGELFKDEYSLNLWHFNGAVAMDNGGVPDANGSRFYIVQNSSITNELAEEMLDGGFPEKVVDKYLKAGGVPNYDFKDTVFGQVIEGKDVVEKIAAVARDEQNKPSEDVTITSIEIGTI, from the coding sequence ATGAAAAAAATTGCCCTGCTTTTGTGCGCAGTGCTTGTGATGTCGGCCATGCTTTTTGGCTGCGGACGCGGCAATGACGCTGAACCTGTTTCCAGCGCCGCTTCCGATGCGGAAGGCGGTTCCGAAGCCACCACGATGCCCACCACCCCGGAGGAGATCGTCGCCCACAATGTGAAGATTGATGAATCCGAAATCACCCTGGTGCAGTTCAATACCCCGGCGGCCGGAACCAAGACTGCCACCATCAAAACCAGCATGGGTGATATCAAGATGGTCCTCTTCCCTGACGAAGCCCCCAAAGCGGTCGAAAACTTCCTCGCTCTGGCTGAAAAGGGTTATTACAACGGCATGAGCTTCTATGAAGTCCTTCCGAGCATCCGTATCGCCACCGGTGATCCCGATGCGAACGGCTCCGGCGGCGAGAGCGCTGACGGAGAACTGTTCAAAGACGAATACAGCCTGAACCTGTGGCACTTTAACGGTGCGGTCGCTATGGATAACGGCGGCGTGCCCGACGCCAACGGCAGCCGGTTCTACATTGTCCAGAACAGCTCGATCACTAACGAACTGGCCGAAGAGATGCTCGACGGCGGTTTCCCGGAGAAGGTTGTCGACAAGTACCTCAAGGCCGGCGGCGTCCCGAACTATGACTTTAAGGACACCGTTTTCGGACAGGTCATCGAAGGCAAGGACGTGGTTGAAAAGATCGCTGCCGTCGCCCGCGACGAGCAGAACAAGCCGTCCGAGGACGTGACCATCACCTCCATCGAAATCGGCACCATCTGA
- a CDS encoding DUF1292 domain-containing protein, with amino-acid sequence MAQDFGDDLLTLVDDDGQEHEFQIVDTLEHDDDRYVALVATYDDPDAELQDDGELVILKSVYEGDEEFLEAIEDEAEFDEIAAIFMERLEDQFDFTEDEEPS; translated from the coding sequence ATGGCGCAGGATTTCGGGGACGATCTGTTGACTCTGGTCGATGACGACGGTCAGGAGCATGAGTTTCAGATTGTGGATACGCTGGAGCATGACGACGATCGGTATGTGGCGCTGGTGGCCACTTATGACGATCCGGACGCGGAACTGCAGGACGATGGGGAACTGGTGATTCTCAAATCGGTCTATGAAGGGGACGAAGAGTTCCTGGAAGCGATTGAGGACGAAGCCGAGTTCGATGAAATCGCCGCAATCTTTATGGAGCGTCTGGAAGATCAGTTTGACTTCACCGAGGACGAGGAGCCCTCTTAA
- a CDS encoding ABC transporter ATP-binding protein: MAVPLLDIRGMQKVYNAGENEVRALRGITLCIEPGEFVAIVGQSGSGKSTLMNMLGCLDLPDAGEYYLDGENVAQIPEETLAQIRNRRIGFIFQGFNLIPSLSALENVELPLIYRGIPRRERGTLAAAALERVGVGNRMYHRPAQLSGGQQQRVAIARAIAARPPIILADEPTGNLDRASGEEVMKILHELHAEGRTVILITHDNEIARSAQRLVRIIDGDVVEDRRLC, encoded by the coding sequence ATGGCGGTGCCGCTTTTGGATATCCGTGGGATGCAGAAGGTCTATAACGCCGGGGAAAATGAGGTGCGTGCGCTGCGCGGGATCACGCTGTGCATCGAGCCGGGGGAATTTGTTGCGATCGTGGGACAGTCGGGCTCCGGGAAATCGACCCTGATGAACATGCTGGGCTGTCTCGATCTGCCGGACGCGGGGGAATATTACCTCGATGGGGAAAATGTCGCGCAGATCCCGGAGGAAACGCTTGCGCAGATCCGTAACCGGCGGATCGGGTTTATCTTCCAGGGGTTTAACCTGATCCCAAGCCTGAGCGCACTTGAAAATGTTGAACTGCCGCTTATCTACCGGGGGATCCCGCGCCGTGAACGCGGGACGCTCGCGGCCGCGGCGCTCGAACGGGTGGGCGTGGGCAACCGGATGTATCACCGGCCGGCGCAGCTCTCGGGAGGCCAGCAGCAGCGGGTTGCCATTGCGCGTGCGATCGCCGCCCGCCCGCCGATCATTCTGGCGGACGAGCCGACCGGGAACCTCGACCGTGCGTCGGGCGAGGAGGTCATGAAGATCCTGCACGAACTGCACGCGGAAGGCCGGACGGTGATTCTGATCACCCACGACAACGAGATCGCGCGCAGTGCGCAGCGGCTGGTGCGGATCATAGATGGGGACGTGGTGGAGGACCGGCGGCTGTGCTGA
- a CDS encoding helix-turn-helix domain-containing protein: MECFERLRALREDSDKTQEDVANYLGIKRQMYRRYETGEVDLPMRHVKNLVLLYQTTADYILGLSDERNPYNGKRK; encoded by the coding sequence ATGGAGTGTTTCGAACGTCTTCGCGCGCTGCGCGAAGACAGTGACAAAACGCAGGAAGATGTGGCAAACTATCTTGGCATCAAACGGCAGATGTATCGCCGCTACGAAACCGGAGAGGTGGACCTTCCGATGCGGCATGTGAAAAATCTGGTCCTGCTGTACCAAACCACAGCCGATTACATTCTTGGCCTCTCCGACGAAAGGAATCCATATAATGGAAAAAGAAAATAG